The sequence below is a genomic window from Lolium perenne isolate Kyuss_39 chromosome 7, Kyuss_2.0, whole genome shotgun sequence.
TGCTGGCGGAGATCGTCGGCGGCGTGAAGTCTTCACGCGTCCTTCTTGTCAAGCTCGAAGACCTTGCGGACGCCTCCCGGCGGGCCGCCTCGTACTCCCGTACCTAGCGGACGACGTCGGCCTCCTCCCGGTGGAAGCGGGCCCTCGCCTCCGCCTCGCTGATGGCGAATGTCTGCGCCAacaccgcctcctcctcgtcgctgccgtggACGTAGTCCCCGGCGGAGAAGGTTGGAGATCGAGCGGGAACGAGGTCGTCCTCCTCAAAGCTCGCCGCCACGGGCAGCCGCGGTGCGCGGCTCGACTGCCTAGAGGAGGAGCTCTCGGCTTGGTTGCCGTAGTGGGCGAGCTTCCTTGGGGGCGAGAGCCCCCAGTTGGTCCACCGGCGAGCGCTCCTCTTGCGCGCGCCCTCGCTGCGGTTCCACTTCCGCCGCTCCGCCTCGCTGCAGAATACGGGTGGACGCGGCGGCGAATCGCCGCCGCCCAATCCCGCGGCTCGGCTGCCCGCACCTCCACGGGAGGCCATTGCGCGGCGGCGGGTAGAGGATTGGTGGCTAGCTGCGCGTGGATTGCTCGTAGGAGCGGAGGACTGGCGGTGGCGAAGGTAGATGagacggcggaggggagtagggtttgcgaaccgaactcccctccgcgttcccttttaataggggccgtgcggggagtttctcgggcccccgaactccgtattcgggccggcccactttttCGATCACTAATCGGCGACagtttcggcccgaacccgtaaatccgccggaaaagtttggttccggcgggatttacgggctgtgttagagatgctcttattggCTCGGGCAGAAGGTTTGTGAGTTGGTGCTGAGAAGTGTATTTTAACTTGTTTTAGTCAGCTCTGCAATTGTGTCATCAGTCTCACTCTCACGTCAGTGTAATTTTTCTTTATCTTCCTATGGTTTTGTTTTCTTGTCCTGTAGTTTATCGTCACCCTTTAATCTTATTTTTTTGAAAATCAATATATATTAGGTCAGCAAGCCGCCCCATTAAAACCTTTCAGTCCCCCCTTGGTtaccctggaaggaaaagagtgcatcAGAAACTTGCTACCTTACACAAACCGTTACATAGCAGGATTACAATCAGCACTAAGGCTGTGAACAAGGAAATCCGGTGGCTCGACATTCCAGGTAAATGACCCCTCCTGAACTAACGCAAACTTTACGCAACAGTGAGCCACCTGGTTTGCCTCTCGCCTGACCGAAACTACATTACAAAAGATGAAAGATAAACTAATATCCCTAATCTCTTCCAGGATTGGATGAATCACTGATCTATCCAACTGACTTTTTTGCCAACACTTCACCAGCTCGGCACAATCAACCTCAAAAATCACTTGAGTAAAACCTCTCTCTGTAGCATATTTAAAAGCATCTCTGAGAGCCGAAGCTTCAATAGTTATTGGGTCCCTTTTTTTCAAGTCGGGCCCCGATCTCCATTAAGGAAACCGCCACAATGTCTTACAAGCAAACAGAAGATATAGGAAACGAAAAGACTACACTATAATTTTCCTCTAGATAGCATATTACACAAAAACCACCAGACTTCTATTTTATCTGATATTTCATAAGGATAAACCATAGGGATAGGGTCTATAATAGAAGTAATAAAgtgaataaaaagaaaaaaaataggggCAATCTAAATATCGCTAGTATATCAGGACTGTATTATTAATAACTCTAATGAGTTATCttggaatttagaataaaataaaaaaaccctATATTATGCTTCCTTGGCTTGCAATAGCCGGCGACCAACCATGAGAACTGGCATATGCTTCACGAATCACCATCTTGAGCTGCCCAACACCGCTTTTTTTGTCCTAGCTTTTGCTGCAAGGAGCCACAAGTTAATCTGTAAACTACACTCGCAGAATCATCATGAAAGAGATTCCTGAAACATGCATCATTTCTCGTCTTCCAAATGCTACATCCATGTCATCAACGCTCTCAGGTGGCCTCACCAAGCCAAAAGCACAAATGACCACTTGTGGCAAACTAATTTGGAAAAGGAGCAGCCAAACAAGAGATGGTCAACTGTGTCATCTTGGCTACAGAAGTGGCATTATCTCAACACGTCCATATGCATTCATTTTCGGAAAAAAAAACCTAAAACATCTTATAATAGTATAAAGAGGGAGTATTTCTTTTACATAATTATAGATGTAAAGCAATATGTATATCCGATAGTAATCCACCTGTTCGGCACGACAGAATTAGGCCGAGTGACTGCGTGAAGACATGGCAATCAGCTGTATCATAACAGAGGGGCAGCTCCTACTCAGATGCTGAAAGCCGTCAGTGGCCGAGGCTGCCGTCATATTTGTTGGAGAGCTGAGAAAATGGAAGCATGCCTTCTTCAGCCCGTCGCAGTGGTGCTGCTCAGCAAGCGCCAGGATCGTCCCTACCGCGTTTATATTGATGTACTTGCACAGCTTCTCCTCACAGACCAGCTTTAGCCTCTCAAAACTATACCTGTCCGCGGCGACAAGCAGATGCTGACACAtgacgtcttcctcttcctcttttgTTTGCGTCTCCGGCAACAGTGAGTCGGTGTACGCGAAATGCAACAACGCTCTGAATACCTGCGCTTCCATGTCGTCTACGCGTATGACATCTGCAGTGCCGCTCTCTTTCATTGAGCCGAAGAGCTCTGCCCTGAAAACCGTCGATCGTGAAGCGAGCAGCCACCGGTGCGCGGCGAATGTCTGACCGGCGATCTCGAAGACCACATCGGCACCCTTCCCAGTCGCGAGGAGATCACCCAGGTGCTGGTTCAGGTCGGACGGCGGCACGGACACGAACTTCGGTGCAGGCATCTCCTCAGAGCGGATCTGGTTGATAACGGCGAGGTCGCACCTGACGGTGAATGAGTCGTCTACGAGGTGCTTGGACTTCTCGAAGTCGACCCTTTTGATGAACTTGCTACGCCCCCAGCAAGAATAACGATGCTGGCCATGGAAGGACTCAACGTTACTCGATGTGAGAGAAGGATGCTCCTCCGTAGAGTCGACGAAACGGATCCTGGACTTCGTCTTCACTTCCTTGGCGACGGTTTGGTCGAGCATGAGGAAAAGGGATATGTAATCGGCGTAGTCACTGCGGTCGCCGTTGGGGTAGTAGCGGATGCGCCAGCGATAGCCGCACATGGTGAACTGGCAGGAATAGAGGGACTCACCCGTGGGGGTCCCTTTGGTGAGAGAGTAGCCGTCGATCTTGAGGATGTGGTAGCCCCTGGATGTGTTGGCTATAATGGCGGAGGCTGGCGGCGATGACTTCTCGGCGAAGGACATGGCAAAACTATCTCTTTTTTAGGAAACAGTGTAAGCCGGCTGCCAATCCTTTCCCAGAAAAATTCGCGGGAAAAACAAGAACCGAGGCTCAGGTGCACCGAAAACTGCGGTTCCGGGTAATCGTGGTGGCTTCCGTGCTCCGCTCTACACGGTGGACGGACTTACAGAAGGAGAGGTGAGGGGCGGCGCCCTAGGGCTAGAGAGTTGCGCTTGAGGGATTTGGGGGCTGCGGGTAAGAAGAGTTGGGGCGATATGGGGAGACGAGATCGTGGAGGTTCGGgattcctatacaccgaccaggtcggtgccaaCCAGGCACCGCACACCCTTGGTCGGGTATGGGCCTAGCCCATTTTTCGATTCTTTATTTTTTTGTTTATGtgtttttcctttttttgtttgtttttcttttttttttctggtttttttgttcaaatttgaaaaacttTCAAATATCGAAAATATTTTACTGGGAAAATTGTTTAATTTTTTTTCGTATTCAATTTTTGTTCGTATTAAAAAAATTCGAATTAAATTTTTGTTcatattaaaaaatgttcaaattaaaatTTCGTTtgtattaaaaaatgttcaaattaaatTTGTGTTCATATTAAAAAATCTTCAAATTAAAATTTTGTTCCTGTTCAAAAATATTCAAATTAAGTTTCTGTTCGtatcaaaaattgttcaaattaaaaTTTTGTTCGTgttcaaaaatgttcaaattaagtTTCTGTTCGTAtacaaaaatattcaaattttgaaatcaaacattaaaattttggaaaaaaagttataaattttaaaatatttagaacaaaagaacgaattttcgaaaaaaatatttttaaaacaaaattgtAAAACTTCGCATTATAAGAATTTATGCTTTTCAAAAACGTAAAAAAGAAAAgactgaaaaagaaaagaaaaaatcggaaaaataaagagaaaatgaaaggaaatattgggccggcccaaaccATCCGTCTGGGGTGTGTGCGGCGCCTGGTCCGTGCGGACCAGGTCGGCATACAGCACCCCCTGGAGGTTTGGGGCTGGCCTGCGAGCTGCGGGAGCGCAGGAGAGCTTGATAGGCCTCTCGCAGTGAGCTATTGGGCTGGGCTGATTGCCCTACTTACACGTTTTTTTGGTCCAGTCCATCAACCAAGGTCTTAAATAGTAAAACCTAATGCACCATGCCACCTTAAGTTCAATTTTTGAGACCTAATGAAAATTGAATTAGGGAGAGAATTTTTTAGGGAGTGCACTTAGTTTAGAAACGGGACGTCATGTCTGGTTTGGAAATTTCCTAGATCCTATTCTTGTACCTCTGAATATTATTCAACAATAAAGAACGGTCTTAAGCTAAAAAAATGTAAGTTCGGTTTTTGAGACCTAATGAAAACTGAATTAGGGTGAGAATTTCTTGGTTTCCGTCAATTCCGCTTCAGCATCGGTTAAATCTGGATTCGGTTTTCAGACTTCCCAGTCATCGGTCAACTATTAGTACTTTGGGTGTTCCTAGACAAAGATCACTCGAACCCAAGGGATTACTTCACCGGTGGGAAGAGCGAGGAGGGACAAACTTTCCATCGGTCGAGAGCATCCCCTTTCACTTTTGTTTGGTAACAGAAAGAGAGGGGTGAAAGGAGGTAGAAGGTCGAAGACGAAGAAAGGAGAAGGGCGACATAAAGGTCGTCCTTGAGTCGAATGGGCTGTTCTAGTCGATAAGAACACCTTGTATCTGAACCTGGCTATGATTCTATCTTCGACATTTTATTCACTTAAGATAATACCGGTCCAGAAATATACATGTATTTCAGTGCGTATCTGACCATAACAAATGTAAATGATCCAATCCATGAATTTTAACTTAAGAGAATGATGAGTTGATAGTTCTTTTGCAATGAGTCATTAATCACATTTGTGGGGTTATGTTTTTTCCATTTTAGTTTTCCTTTTTATGTCTTTCTAGCTCTATGCATTATTAATGTTGTGACTGCATGGACTGAGTGTAACTAACATCTTCTTGATACTAACGTATTCACTTTATTAAAAAAATATGTTGTTGTGCAGTGGTTATTACTCTGTGTTATCTGATGTATATGATCAAGCAGAACCCAAGTATGATGTAGAACCAGAtgctctcttgtactactctttaTCTCATACATTTCATCTCATCTCATTCGATCTTTCCCTGCTTGTGCAACAAAGGTCTAGTCTTGGTCGCCATACGTGAGGGAGGGCATCCAATACCGAGCGAGCTACTACAGTCACGTTACACGAGCTCCTCAAGCTATGGGTTCAACTTACTGTCTCATATGAATGATCATGATGTCGTGGATATGCATTTTTAAGGGCTATTACAGGTTTGACTTGCATAAATGCAGAACTAAATTAATCTTATTTTTCAAGCACAAATCCAAATAAGCTAGGTCAACaaagtgcaccaacaacttaagaTAAACAAGATGAGCACAAGATATATCTCACAAGTGAAAAGCAAGATATATGTAACTTCTCCAAGGATATGACAAGAAAATAAACTTGGGTATAGAGAATCAAGACACATAAATATGTGTAACCGGATGTTCACTTCTTTGAATGGAAAATGCTCACCGTTGGAAGAGATGTTGGCTACCACAAAGGACCCCTAAATGCTACGAAAGCTCAccttgtgacataggcatcccaaatgggcctgccgaagatagtacccggggtttactgaaggcccactacccgaagaataagaagattcgggagcccaagatatatcaaggaaagtcaagagttgtaataggaagtgttatttgtaatctggcgggatgagttagaaaccgtcccggactctgtaacttgtatagcacgaatccctcggctccacctcctatataaagggggagtcgagggacgaagagaggatcgaatcattgtctacaaaccctagttttcataatcgtcgagtacttttcggctgaaaccttcgagatctacttaccctctacttccaactaaaccctagcctacaatccataggcattgacaagttgataccttgtcaattggcgccgtctgtgggaattagaggcgtaaggatctgatctcgatggcacgttcaagatcttcgacatcatcaactgcaagcaacacaatggatcgaggtaaacagatcgctgctggtcttgtcgattttgttcctcacccaccctcccgtttggatgcatatgcgtatctggcggagcccatggagatgacgttcggaaggtttcactttcgcgtcgagaaggaaggatcgtatcgtgtcgaggttccgatttcgtcgggatcgtcgaaggccgataccgatttttcaagctatgcgtcgtcaaccgagtcaggagaagaagaaacttcggcgacacgctacatcagcaccagaacaagagagaaactcgccaagatcttcaacgacatgtcgtttgagtcatctgcggactcatatataagcgatggctcaagcgatgtcgacagttacgacttcatcgacaaatctatcacagtgggcaaggtcttcatcaatctcaacgatgatgtcaccaaacccaacgtagatctgagtacaaagtatcatcagatttacgccattgaagatcaagaggagacatctgaggctttcgacagtctgggaaatccatacgtcgatccctccaatctgcgacaaggcctgggcaacaaatacgtcgggccagagccgcgagatagagttcaactttcacaagcagcgtgggacagagccgcgagagctatgaacggcacagaaccaatggctaccacggccacaccagaggaattgcaagcatatcaatataggctcgcacgagctgcgagggaattggaaaaacagacagctgagttgaacagaggAAGGAAGCAGCttcgcatccagcaggagaagggcagatctgagtcgacaatctagaacttcgggtgatagccacaggaggctctaacagaggaagatcaaggttacaacacatacccgaagcctaaagagagcacttggttcaaaa
It includes:
- the LOC127315417 gene encoding BTB/POZ and MATH domain-containing protein 1-like, with product MSFAEKSSPPASAIIANTSRGYHILKIDGYSLTKGTPTGESLYSCQFTMCGYRWRIRYYPNGDRSDYADYISLFLMLDQTVAKEVKTKSRIRFVDSTEEHPSLTSSNVESFHGQHRYSCWGRSKFIKRVDFEKSKHLVDDSFTVRCDLAVINQIRSEEMPAPKFVSVPPSDLNQHLGDLLATGKGADVVFEIAGQTFAAHRWLLASRSTVFRAELFGSMKESGTADVIRVDDMEAQVFRALLHFAYTDSLLPETQTKEEEEDVMCQHLLVAADRYSFERLKLVCEEKLCKYININAVGTILALAEQHHCDGLKKACFHFLSSPTNMTAASATDGFQHLSRSCPSVMIQLIAMSSRSHSA